The Sinomonas sp. P10A9 genome includes a window with the following:
- a CDS encoding sugar phosphate isomerase/epimerase family protein, giving the protein MSDIENKLIIGTAPDSWGVWFADDPKQTPWERFLDEVAESGYKWIELGPYGYMPTDPSRLADELKARDLQVSAGTVFTAFHRGGQPGDAAFEEAWEPARRVAELTAAMGGEHIVVIPAMWRDDVTGEAVENQVLSSEQWDSLFNGHNELGRRLAEQFGLKQQFHSHADSHVLTQDDIETLLKNTDPELLNLCLDTGHAEYGGASSVDLIRKYPERIGYLHLKQVDPGVMERVRAENLTFAAANAAGVMTEPPGGLPDLREVIEAVEALDKPIFGIVEQDMYPVAFDVPMPIAKRTRNYLLSCGSRTRVS; this is encoded by the coding sequence ATGAGCGATATCGAGAACAAGCTCATCATCGGCACGGCCCCGGATTCGTGGGGCGTCTGGTTCGCCGACGATCCGAAGCAGACCCCCTGGGAGCGCTTCCTGGATGAGGTGGCCGAGTCCGGCTACAAGTGGATCGAGCTCGGCCCCTACGGCTACATGCCCACCGACCCGTCCCGACTCGCCGACGAGCTCAAAGCCCGCGACCTCCAGGTGTCGGCTGGCACCGTGTTCACGGCGTTCCACCGCGGGGGGCAGCCCGGGGACGCAGCATTCGAAGAGGCCTGGGAGCCAGCCCGCAGGGTCGCGGAGCTGACCGCAGCGATGGGCGGCGAGCACATCGTCGTCATCCCCGCGATGTGGCGCGACGACGTCACGGGTGAGGCCGTCGAGAACCAGGTCCTCTCCTCCGAGCAGTGGGACTCGCTGTTCAACGGCCACAACGAGCTGGGCCGCCGCCTGGCCGAGCAGTTCGGCCTCAAGCAGCAGTTCCACTCGCACGCCGACTCGCACGTCCTCACCCAGGACGACATCGAGACGCTCCTGAAGAACACCGACCCGGAGCTCCTCAACCTGTGCCTCGACACGGGCCACGCCGAGTACGGCGGCGCGAGCAGCGTCGACCTCATCCGCAAGTACCCGGAGCGCATCGGCTACCTGCACCTCAAGCAGGTCGACCCGGGAGTCATGGAGCGCGTGCGCGCCGAGAACCTCACGTTCGCGGCGGCCAATGCGGCCGGTGTCATGACCGAGCCCCCCGGCGGCCTGCCGGACCTTCGCGAGGTCATCGAGGCGGTCGAGGCCCTCGACAAGCCGATCTTCGGCATCGTCGAGCAGGACATGTACCCCGTCGCTTTCGACGTGCCCATGCCGATCGCCAAGCGCACCCGCAACTACCTCCTCTCGTGCGGCTCCCGCACGCGGGTCTCCTGA
- a CDS encoding Gfo/Idh/MocA family protein: MADNLRVAVIGAGRMGADHIQRLHSHIHGADVAAVVDIDLDRANAAIADIPGAKAFATAAEAYESGDVDAVLIATPGFLHEAALLEALERDIPILCEKPLTPDAASAWKIVEAEQKLGRKRIQVGFMRRFDTDYAALGGMIRSAELGELLMLHCRHRNPDTPPGFTNEMLINDSVVHEFDVIRYLTGEEITSVQVRLGKATSKAPAGQHDPQHVLIETESGVLADVEIYVNAQFGYEVATQAAFEDGIVDIGGDGGPYVRRAGRWGGVVTPSFIERFGAAYDVEVQAWVDAALRDEIGGPSAWDGYATAACCEAGVEAQKSGEKVAVTLNEKPELYR, translated from the coding sequence ATGGCTGACAACCTGCGCGTCGCCGTCATCGGCGCCGGCCGCATGGGCGCGGACCACATCCAGCGCCTGCACTCTCACATCCACGGGGCCGACGTGGCCGCCGTCGTCGACATCGACCTCGACCGCGCCAACGCGGCGATCGCGGACATCCCGGGCGCGAAGGCGTTCGCGACGGCTGCGGAGGCCTATGAGTCCGGCGACGTGGACGCCGTCCTCATCGCCACGCCCGGCTTCCTCCACGAGGCGGCGCTTCTCGAGGCCCTCGAGCGGGACATCCCGATCCTGTGCGAGAAGCCGCTCACGCCGGACGCCGCTTCTGCCTGGAAGATCGTCGAGGCCGAGCAGAAGCTGGGCCGCAAGCGCATTCAGGTCGGCTTCATGCGTCGCTTCGACACCGACTACGCGGCTCTCGGCGGCATGATCCGCTCCGCCGAGCTCGGCGAGCTGCTCATGCTGCACTGCCGCCACCGCAATCCCGACACCCCTCCGGGCTTCACGAACGAGATGCTCATCAACGACTCCGTGGTGCACGAGTTCGACGTGATCCGCTACCTCACGGGCGAGGAGATCACCTCGGTCCAGGTGCGCTTGGGCAAGGCGACCTCGAAGGCGCCCGCGGGCCAGCACGACCCGCAGCACGTGCTCATCGAGACCGAGTCCGGTGTCCTCGCCGACGTCGAGATCTACGTCAACGCCCAGTTCGGCTACGAGGTCGCGACGCAGGCCGCGTTCGAGGACGGGATCGTGGACATCGGGGGCGACGGCGGGCCGTACGTGCGGCGTGCCGGCCGGTGGGGCGGCGTCGTGACCCCGAGCTTCATCGAGCGCTTCGGCGCCGCGTACGACGTCGAGGTCCAGGCCTGGGTCGATGCCGCGCTCCGCGACGAGATCGGCGGACCCTCCGCGTGGGACGGCTATGCGACCGCGGCGTGCTGCGAGGCCGGTGTCGAGGCGCAGAAGAGCGGCGAGAAGGTGGCCGTGACGCTCAACGAGAAGCCGGAGCTGTACAGGTGA
- a CDS encoding CoA-acylating methylmalonate-semialdehyde dehydrogenase produces MSVKTIPHFLDGEESNGVGERTQPVFNPATGEQTGELRLADAADLETAVAAARKAAESWNDISLAKRTGVLFRFRELVAAHVEELAALVTAEHGKVISDAKGEIGRGLEVVEFACGIPQLLKGAYSDQASTGIDVFSYRQPVGVVAGITPFNFPVMVPLWMAPVAIATGNAFILKPSERDPSASMLLARLWAEAGLPAGVFQVLHGGKETVDGLLTHPDVDAVSFVGSTPIARYVQETATAHGKRVQALGGAKNHAIILPDADLDNAADHLAAAAFGSAGERCMAISVAVAVGDAADALVGKVAERAEAVKVAEGTDPGAEMGPVITAASRDRMKGIVTDAAAAGARLVVDGREFTVAGKEGGNWFGPTVIDNVGTDMGAYTEEIFGPVLSVVRVETVEEAIELINSNPYGNGTAIFTSSGSNARKFHRGVHVGMIGVNVPIPVPVAYHSFGGWKNSLFGDKHIYGEEGVAFYTRAKVITQRWPEPTHASDASYNFPSN; encoded by the coding sequence ATGAGTGTCAAGACCATTCCGCATTTCCTCGATGGTGAGGAGTCCAACGGTGTCGGTGAGCGGACGCAGCCCGTGTTCAACCCGGCGACTGGCGAGCAGACCGGGGAGCTGCGGCTTGCGGACGCGGCGGACCTGGAGACGGCCGTCGCGGCCGCGCGCAAGGCGGCGGAGTCGTGGAACGACATCTCCCTGGCCAAGCGCACGGGGGTGCTGTTCCGGTTCCGGGAGCTGGTCGCAGCGCATGTGGAGGAGCTCGCGGCGCTCGTCACGGCGGAGCACGGGAAGGTGATCTCGGATGCGAAGGGCGAGATCGGGCGGGGGCTGGAGGTGGTGGAGTTCGCGTGCGGGATCCCGCAGCTGCTCAAGGGCGCGTACTCGGACCAGGCCTCGACCGGGATCGACGTGTTCTCCTACCGCCAGCCGGTCGGGGTGGTCGCGGGGATCACGCCGTTCAACTTCCCGGTGATGGTGCCTTTGTGGATGGCGCCGGTGGCGATCGCCACGGGCAACGCGTTCATCCTCAAGCCGAGCGAGCGGGACCCGTCGGCGTCGATGCTGCTGGCGCGGCTGTGGGCCGAGGCGGGCCTGCCGGCCGGGGTGTTCCAGGTCCTGCACGGGGGCAAGGAGACCGTGGACGGTCTCCTGACCCACCCCGACGTGGACGCTGTCTCGTTCGTGGGGTCGACCCCGATCGCCAGGTACGTCCAGGAGACGGCGACCGCGCACGGGAAGCGGGTCCAGGCCCTGGGCGGGGCGAAGAACCACGCGATCATCCTCCCGGACGCGGACCTGGACAACGCCGCGGACCACCTGGCCGCTGCGGCGTTCGGCTCCGCGGGGGAGCGGTGCATGGCGATCTCCGTGGCGGTGGCGGTCGGGGACGCGGCCGATGCGCTGGTGGGCAAGGTCGCCGAGCGTGCCGAGGCCGTCAAGGTGGCCGAGGGCACCGACCCGGGGGCGGAGATGGGCCCGGTCATCACGGCCGCGTCCAGGGACCGGATGAAGGGCATCGTCACCGACGCGGCCGCGGCCGGGGCGCGGCTGGTCGTGGACGGGCGCGAGTTCACCGTGGCGGGCAAGGAGGGCGGGAACTGGTTCGGCCCGACCGTGATCGACAACGTCGGCACGGACATGGGCGCGTACACCGAGGAGATCTTCGGCCCGGTCCTGTCCGTGGTCCGCGTCGAGACGGTCGAGGAGGCCATCGAGCTGATCAACTCCAACCCGTACGGCAACGGCACCGCGATCTTCACCTCCTCCGGGTCCAACGCGCGCAAGTTCCACCGCGGGGTCCACGTGGGCATGATCGGGGTCAACGTCCCGATCCCCGTCCCGGTCGCGTACCACTCCTTCGGCGGGTGGAAGAACTCCCTCTTCGGCGACAAGCACATCTACGGCGAGGAAGGCGTCGCCTTCTACACCCGCGCCAAGGTCATCACCCAGCGCTGGCCCGAACCCACCCACGCCTCCGACGCCTCCTACAACTTCCCCTCCAACTAA